The sequence GAAGTGACGATCACATCAAACTGCTTCGGCTCGCGCACCAGTTGCATCGCGGCGTTGTCCACATAAAGATGGCTCAGGCGAACGCCGGGATAGTCGCGCGCGACGCGCGTGACGACATCGCGCCACAACTCCGACACCTCGAGCACATTGGCCTTGTCCACCGAGCACAGCCGCCCGCCGCGCTTTTGCGCCGCCTCAAACGCGACCCTGGCGATGCGCTCGATCTCGTCCTCGCGGTAAATCATCGTGTTGTAGCCCTCGCGCAGGCCGCCGGCGGCGGTGCGAATGCCGCGCGGTTCGCCGAAATAAACACCGCCGGTCAGTTCGCGCACAATCAACAGGTCGAGGCCGGAGACTTTCTCCTCTTTCAGCGCCGAACTCGCGGCCAGCGGCGCGAACGACAGCGCCGGGCGCAGGTTGGCGAACAGGCCGAGTTCGCGGCGTATCGCAAGCAGCCCCTGCTCCGGGCGCAGTTCACGCGCCAGGCTCTCATATTGCGGCCCGCCGACCGCGCCCATCAGCACCGCGTCGCTGCGCCGCGCCGCCTCAAGCGTCTCGCCGGGCAGCGGGCTGCCGCACTCGTCGCAGGCGCTGCCGCCAATCAGCCCGTAGTCGTAGTCAACGGCGATCTCGCCGACGCCGCGCAAATGCTCAATGACCTTGACGGCCTCGGCGACCACCTCCGGCCCGATGCCGTCGCCGGGCAGCAGCAGAATATGTTTGCCGGAGCGGTTCATCGTTTGTCCGCCGCGGGGGCGGTCAGGCGGCGCGGCCCTTGCCGTTGCCGCCGCCG comes from Gammaproteobacteria bacterium and encodes:
- the leuB gene encoding 3-isopropylmalate dehydrogenase gives rise to the protein MNRSGKHILLLPGDGIGPEVVAEAVKVIEHLRGVGEIAVDYDYGLIGGSACDECGSPLPGETLEAARRSDAVLMGAVGGPQYESLARELRPEQGLLAIRRELGLFANLRPALSFAPLAASSALKEEKVSGLDLLIVRELTGGVYFGEPRGIRTAAGGLREGYNTMIYREDEIERIARVAFEAAQKRGGRLCSVDKANVLEVSELWRDVVTRVARDYPGVRLSHLYVDNAAMQLVREPKQFDVIVTSNLFGDILSDLAAMLTGSIGLLPSASLNGAGAGLYEPVHGSAPDIAGRQAANPLAAILSLAMLLRHSLGLPEAAARLERAVAAALARVRTADIAGGLPAVSTARMGDAVVECYAE